A part of Candidatus Krumholzibacteriia bacterium genomic DNA contains:
- a CDS encoding P-II family nitrogen regulator produces MHTVALKLVTVITERLLRDRIVDELRKCGAKGFTVSDVSGEGSRGVRASEWEGQNLRIESVVSPDVADRVVERIADDFFENYAVIVYLQDVEVVRGDKYV; encoded by the coding sequence GTGCACACCGTCGCCCTGAAGCTCGTGACCGTGATCACCGAACGTCTGTTGCGGGATCGAATCGTCGACGAACTGCGCAAGTGCGGTGCGAAGGGCTTCACCGTGAGCGACGTCTCGGGGGAAGGGTCGCGCGGGGTGCGCGCCAGCGAGTGGGAGGGACAGAACCTCCGGATCGAATCGGTGGTCAGCCCCGACGTCGCCGATCGCGTGGTCGAGCGGATCGCTGACGACTTCTTCGAGAACTACGCGGTGATCGTCTACCTGCAGGACGTCGAGGTGGTGCGCGGCGACAAGTACGTGTGA